A region of Epinephelus moara isolate mb unplaced genomic scaffold, YSFRI_EMoa_1.0 scaffold2062, whole genome shotgun sequence DNA encodes the following proteins:
- the LOC126387101 gene encoding methyltransferase-like protein 27, with protein MVELGFRHIVGVDGSKNMLERAAKTGVYQDLKLALLGPEPLPAHTDMFDVVITVSGLDAGYVPVSVVRELCLAAKPGGFVCMSRGDSRGTEEYKKELEKELQLMEDKGLWSLVGVKETDEYMEDQHLTAERLKDLQPEERYISGKVYLYKKSMI; from the exons ATGGTTGAACTGGGCTTCAGGCACATTGTTGGAGTGGACGGCAGTAAAAACATGCTGGAACGAGCTGCAAAGACCGGCGTCTATCAGGACCTCAAACTGGCCTTACTGGGACCAGAACCACTGCCTGCACATACTG ACATGTTTGATGTAGTGATCACGGTTAGTGGTCTGGATGCCGGTTATGTGCCAGTTAGTGTTGTCAGGGAGCTCTGCCTCGCCGCCAAACCAG GAGGTTTTGTCTGCATGTCGAGAGGCGACTCCAGAGGAACAGAGGAATACAAGAAGGAACTGGAGAAAGAGCTGCAGCTGATGGAGGACAAAGGACTGTGGAGTCTAGTAGGAGTCAAAGAGACGGATGAATACATGGAGGACCAACATCTGACTGCTGAGAGACTCAAAGACCTGCAGCCAGAGGAGCGATACATCAGTGGGAAGGTTTATCTCTACAAGAAATCCATGATTTAG